The following proteins come from a genomic window of Pseudomonas sp. Z8(2022):
- the rnpA gene encoding ribonuclease P protein component: MVSRGFGREKRLLTPRQFKAVFDSPSGKAPGKNVLLLARDNQLDHPRLGLVIGKKSVKLAVERNRIKRQIRESFRLNQDNLVGWDIVVVARKGLGDLENGELAQQFGKLWKRLARSRPSRDADFSPGTSDNPHA; this comes from the coding sequence AAGCGACTGCTGACTCCCCGGCAATTCAAGGCAGTCTTCGACTCCCCAAGCGGCAAGGCTCCGGGCAAAAATGTCCTGCTGCTAGCGCGCGATAACCAGCTTGATCATCCCCGCCTAGGTCTGGTGATCGGCAAAAAGAGCGTCAAGCTCGCCGTCGAGCGCAACCGCATCAAGCGTCAAATCCGCGAATCCTTTCGTCTCAATCAGGACAACCTGGTGGGCTGGGATATCGTGGTGGTCGCCCGCAAAGGGCTAGGCGATCTGGAGAATGGCGAACTCGCGCAGCAGTTCGGCAAACTCTGGAAGCGCCTGGCCCGAAGCCGGCCAAGTCGCGACGCAGACTTCTCTCCCGGGACAAGCGACAATCCCCATGCGTAA
- the yidD gene encoding membrane protein insertion efficiency factor YidD: MRKAALACIQVYRYAISPLMASHCRFYPSCSCYAYEAIEQHGFLRGGWLAARRLGRCHPWNAGGFDPVPPVKTSRSPSMAE; the protein is encoded by the coding sequence ATGCGTAAAGCGGCTCTAGCCTGTATCCAGGTTTATCGCTACGCCATCAGTCCGCTGATGGCCAGCCACTGCCGTTTCTACCCCAGCTGCTCCTGCTATGCCTACGAAGCCATCGAGCAACATGGCTTCCTGCGTGGTGGCTGGCTGGCAGCGCGACGTCTTGGTCGCTGTCACCCCTGGAATGCCGGTGGTTTCGATCCGGTTCCACCCGTAAAAACATCCCGTTCCCCTTCGATGGCCGAATAA